In one Clostridiales bacterium genomic region, the following are encoded:
- a CDS encoding helix-turn-helix domain-containing protein, with protein MNTTTSEIIKELRQRQNLTQKELADIIGVSDTIIADLEEGKGLPDTELIEKLSKALNISIIELINGKYITNTNTAGNMLKSKFSVCPICQNIIHSLGESVNCCCGITLQVLEPIPENEKHTMNCEMVENEYYVSMTHGMTKEHYMSFIAYVTDNRCEIVKLYPEQTAEARFLNRGKGKLYAYCNLHGLFEKKI; from the coding sequence ATGAACACAACAACATCCGAAATAATAAAAGAATTACGACAAAGGCAAAATCTAACACAAAAAGAATTGGCTGATATCATTGGTGTTAGTGATACTATAATAGCTGATTTGGAAGAAGGAAAGGGCTTGCCAGACACTGAATTAATTGAGAAATTATCAAAAGCATTAAATATATCTATAATAGAACTTATAAATGGCAAATACATAACTAATACTAACACAGCAGGCAATATGTTAAAATCAAAATTTTCGGTGTGTCCAATTTGCCAAAATATAATTCATTCATTGGGAGAGAGTGTAAATTGCTGCTGTGGTATTACTTTGCAAGTTTTAGAGCCAATACCCGAGAATGAAAAACATACAATGAATTGTGAGATGGTTGAAAACGAATATTATGTTTCAATGACTCATGGTATGACTAAAGAACATTATATGTCATTTATTGCGTATGTAACTGATAATAGATGTGAGATTGTAAAGCTATACCCAGAGCAAACGGCAGAAGCTAGATTTTTAAATAGAGGAAAAGGCAAATTATATGCTTATTGTAATTTGCATGGATTATTTGAAAAGAAAATATAA